From a region of the Buteo buteo chromosome 7, bButBut1.hap1.1, whole genome shotgun sequence genome:
- the RNF168 gene encoding E3 ubiquitin-protein ligase RNF168: protein MSQKLEAPLSLSDCLCQICMEIFVEPVTLPCNHTLCNSCFQLTVEKASLCCPFCRRRVSSWARYNARRNTLINWEFWEKIQKNYPKECERRINGQDLEEEICVPHPRHQLSKPGELRQEYEAEISKVEAERRAHEQEENKASEEYIQRLLAEEEEERRLAEERQREMEKQLKQDEELAWQLSNSLNDDSKGHVLSGPSPAGSFSAETSPASLCKTRNKPSSPGDIQKYLSPKLHHPLGSASFSRTAGRGRSDSDSVETNSNEGSSSAWQDEQEEMPTLSPQLTGVIKDASAKDSFLESCMNYFSASASEETATAKQEKTPGPNCLGDKVPDALHGITKGEESGTVLRRSKGDDEIESDSGCLTHVESINLPNSAETCTCIQSATNSVMSGSKSVICDLMKVARHSDEEKPERLQNTKETPKRKLLEPPAEAVLDLCMLDKRRRTFPESLEDQGEQINDFNLQIQKAFEQEFYERRMQEEQDRLLALQLQKQINKEERTLNRQKGSPDEYLLRTKPPQSVKDSPARKGSSKMAKDSKVPKKQAETNHRKTRKGSCNENWQSPTRVRMKPPSIKEGKVLNCVVNTSDANDICSLPKNKQKTILQMFKSSVAE, encoded by the exons ATGTCGCAGAAATTGGAGGCTCCGCTTTCCTTGTCTGACTGCCTCTGCCAAATTTGCATGGAGATCTTTGTGGAGCCTGTGACACTGCCATGCAACCATACCCTCTGCAATTCTTGCTTCCAGCTGACAGTTGAAAAGGCCAGTCTTTGTTGCCCTTTTTGTCGGCGTCGAGTCTCTTCCTGGGCACGATATAATGCCCGCAGAAATACTCTTATCAACTGGGAATTCTGGGAAAAGATTCAGAAGAATTACCCAAAGGAGTGTGAGCGTAGGATTAACGGACAGGATTTGGAAGAGGAAA TCTGTGTCCCCCATCCGCGACACCAGCTGAGCAAGCCTGGGGAACTGAGGCAGGAATATGAAGCAGAGATTAGCAAG GTGGAGGCAGAAAGGCGAGCACACGAGCAAGAGGAGAACAAGGCAAGCGAGGAATACATTCAACGGCTTCtagcagaagaggaggaggaacgCAGATTGGCAGaagagaggcagagggagaTGGAGAAACAGCTGAAGCAAGATGAAGAGTTGGCCTGGCAGCTGAGCAACAGTCTG AATGACGATTCCAAAGGACATGTGCTCAGCGGTCCTTCACCAGCAGGCAGTTTCTCAGCTGAAACATCCCCAGCTAGTTTGTGCAAGACAAGGAACAAACCAAGCAGCCCTGGAGACATTCAGAA gtaTCTGTCTCCAAAGCTTCATCATCCATTGGGATCAGCATCATTCTCCAGAAcagcaggaagaggcaggagtGACTCTGACTCTGTG gAGACCAATAGCAATGAAGGCAGCAGTTCTGCGTGGCAAGATGAGCAAGAGGAAATGCCAACGCTGTCTCCACAGCTGACCGGTGTGATTAAAGATGCCAGTGCTAAGGACTCATTTTTGGAATCATGCATGAACTATTTCAGTGCCTCAGCTTCAGAAGAAACGGCCACTgccaagcaggaaaaaacaccaGGACCAAATTGTCTAGGAGACAAAGTTCCAGATGCACTTCATGGAATCACAAAAGGGGAAGAATCTGGAACAGTTCTTCGTAGATCCAAAGGAGATGATGAAATTGAGTCAGACAGTGGCTGTTTAACACATGTAGAAAGCATAAACCTTCCAAACTCTGCTGAAACTTGTACCTGTATTCAGTCAGCAACAAATTCTGTGATGTCTGGCAGCAAAAGTGTAATATGTGATCTCATGAAGGTGGCTAGACACTCAGATGAAGAGAAACCAGAGAGACTGCAGAACACTAAGGAGACCCCAAAAAGAAAGTTGCTGGAGCCACCAGCTGAAGCAGTGCTTGACTTGTGCATGCTTGATAAGAGGAGAAGAACTTTTCCAGAAAGTTTAGAGGACCAAGGGGAGCAGATAAATGATTTTAACTTGCAAATACAGAAAGCCTTTGAGCAGGAGTTCTATGAAAGGCGTATGCAAGAGGAGCAGGACAGGCTTCTGGCTCTGCAGCTACAAAAACAGATAAACAAGGAGGAAAGGACACTGAATCGACAAAAGGGCTCCCCAGATGAGTACCTTCTTCGCACCAAACCACCTCAATCTGTGAAAGACTCTCCTGCTAGAAAGGGAAGTTCTAAGATGGCAAAAGACTCAAAGGTACCAAAAAAACAGGCTGAAACAAATCACCGCAAGACTCGGAAAGGTTCTTGCAATGAAAACTGGCAGTCCCCTACCAGAGTCCGAATGAAACCGCCTAGCatcaaggaaggaaaagtttTGAATTGTGTGGTTAATACCAGTGATGCAAATGATATTTGTTCATTACCTAAGAATAAGCAAAAGACAATCCTTCAGATGTTTAAAAGCTCTGTTGCAGAGTAG